Proteins from a single region of Pseudomonas quebecensis:
- a CDS encoding arsenic resistance protein → MTRDTLEHHQIPIYFVTVLLAVGFGLLAPSWGHGLGVWITPAIAVLMYAMFLQIPFMDLREGLSRKRFMAALLLANFILVPLLVWGLTLGLAERPALLVGALLVLLTPCIDYVVVFTHIGKGDSRLMLAATPVLLLLQLLLLPLYLGLMLGAQSGVVIDAQPFVQAFVLLIVVPMVAAVATTFVARRSALVGAWNAAWAWLPVPTMALVLFVVIGSQITSVVRDFSLLLPVIPVYVGFLLLAPLTGALAARLFALPSAPARAVTFSASTRNSLVVLPLALALPEEVRGLAATAVILQTLVELVGELIYVRLVPALVWRGGR, encoded by the coding sequence ATGACCCGCGACACCCTCGAACATCACCAAATCCCTATCTACTTCGTCACCGTCCTGCTGGCTGTCGGCTTCGGCCTGCTTGCGCCTTCGTGGGGGCACGGCCTGGGTGTGTGGATCACACCGGCCATCGCGGTGCTGATGTACGCGATGTTCCTGCAAATTCCGTTTATGGACCTGCGCGAAGGCTTGAGCCGCAAGCGCTTCATGGCGGCCTTGCTGCTGGCTAATTTCATCCTGGTGCCCTTGCTGGTGTGGGGGCTGACCCTTGGCTTGGCGGAGCGTCCGGCGCTGCTGGTGGGGGCGTTGCTGGTGTTGCTGACGCCGTGCATTGATTACGTGGTGGTGTTTACCCATATCGGTAAGGGCGATTCGCGGTTGATGCTCGCGGCGACGCCGGTGCTGCTTTTGCTGCAGTTGCTGCTGTTGCCGCTGTACTTGGGGCTGATGCTGGGGGCGCAATCCGGCGTGGTGATTGACGCGCAGCCGTTTGTGCAGGCGTTTGTGCTGCTGATTGTGGTGCCGATGGTGGCGGCGGTGGCGACCACGTTTGTGGCGCGTAGGTCGGCACTCGTCGGCGCTTGGAACGCGGCTTGGGCCTGGCTGCCGGTGCCGACGATGGCGCTGGTGCTGTTTGTGGTGATCGGTTCGCAGATCACGTCGGTAGTGCGCGATTTCAGCCTGTTGCTGCCGGTCATTCCGGTCTATGTAGGTTTCCTGTTGCTGGCGCCGCTGACGGGCGCCTTGGCCGCGCGGCTGTTCGCGTTGCCGAGTGCGCCCGCGCGGGCGGTGACGTTCAGCGCGTCGACGCGCAATTCGCTGGTGGTGCTGCCGCTGGCGTTGGCATTGCCCGAGGAGGTGCGTGGGCTGGCCGCGACGGCTGTCATCCTGCAAACCCTGGTGGAGCTGGTCGGCGAATTAATCTACGTGCGCCTGGTGCCCGCACTGGTATGGCGTGGCGGGCGCTGA
- the gabP gene encoding GABA permease, which translates to MSSTQSSNDLEQGLKPRHVTMLSIAGVIGAGLFVGSGHAIAAAGPAVLLAYAAAGTLVVLVMRMLAEMAVASPDTGSFSTYADRAIGHWAGFTIGWLYWWFWVLVIPLEANAAATILHAWFPDVAIWAFTLVITLLLTATNLFSVKNYGEFEFWFALIKVVAIVGFVILGLAAIFGFLPTSQVSGVSHLFDTQGFMPNGMGAVLAAILTTMFSFMGTEIVTIAAAESKNPGQQITKATNSVIWRIGLFYLLSIFIVVSLVPWNDPTLAAVGSYQTVLERMGIPNAKLIVDLVVLVAVTSCLNSALYTASRMLFSLGRRGDAPAVAKRTNKSGTPYWAVMLSTGAAFLAVFANYVAPAAVFEFLLASSGAIALLVYLVIAVSQLRMRQKRTAAGEKIVFKMWLFPGLTYAVMVFIVGTLTIMLFQEAHRVEIIATGILSLLVVAAGLMVSSRRKAQRVGAAVLN; encoded by the coding sequence ATGAGTAGTACGCAAAGCTCCAATGACCTCGAACAGGGGCTCAAGCCGCGCCACGTCACGATGCTGTCGATTGCCGGCGTCATCGGTGCCGGTCTGTTTGTCGGCTCCGGCCACGCGATCGCCGCTGCCGGCCCTGCGGTGCTGCTGGCCTATGCCGCCGCGGGCACGTTGGTGGTGCTGGTGATGCGCATGCTGGCCGAAATGGCCGTGGCGTCGCCCGACACCGGTTCGTTTTCCACGTATGCCGACCGTGCGATCGGCCATTGGGCCGGTTTTACCATCGGTTGGTTGTACTGGTGGTTCTGGGTGCTGGTGATTCCATTGGAAGCCAACGCGGCCGCCACGATCCTGCATGCCTGGTTCCCTGATGTGGCGATTTGGGCGTTCACGCTGGTGATTACCCTGCTGCTGACGGCCACCAACCTGTTCAGTGTGAAGAACTACGGTGAGTTCGAGTTCTGGTTCGCGCTGATCAAGGTCGTGGCCATCGTGGGTTTCGTGATCCTCGGCCTGGCGGCGATTTTCGGTTTCCTGCCGACCAGCCAGGTCAGCGGCGTCTCGCACCTGTTCGACACTCAGGGCTTTATGCCTAACGGAATGGGCGCGGTGCTGGCTGCCATCCTGACCACCATGTTCTCGTTCATGGGCACTGAGATCGTCACCATCGCCGCGGCCGAGTCGAAGAACCCGGGCCAACAGATCACCAAGGCGACCAACTCGGTCATCTGGCGTATCGGCCTGTTCTACCTGTTGTCGATCTTCATTGTTGTCTCCCTGGTGCCTTGGAACGATCCGACTCTGGCTGCGGTAGGTTCCTACCAGACCGTGCTTGAACGCATGGGCATTCCGAATGCCAAGCTGATCGTTGACCTGGTAGTGCTGGTGGCGGTGACCAGTTGCCTGAACTCGGCGCTGTATACCGCTTCGCGCATGCTGTTCTCCCTGGGCCGTCGTGGTGACGCCCCGGCCGTGGCCAAACGCACCAACAAGAGCGGTACGCCTTACTGGGCGGTGATGCTGTCCACCGGCGCGGCATTCCTTGCCGTGTTCGCCAACTACGTGGCTCCGGCCGCGGTGTTCGAATTCCTGCTGGCCAGCTCCGGCGCTATCGCCTTGCTGGTGTATCTGGTAATCGCAGTGTCGCAACTGCGCATGCGCCAGAAACGCACGGCGGCAGGCGAGAAGATTGTCTTCAAGATGTGGCTGTTCCCCGGCCTGACCTACGCGGTGATGGTGTTCATCGTGGGCACGTTGACCATCATGCTGTTCCAGGAAGCGCATCGCGTGGAGATCATCGCGACGGGCATCCTGAGCCTGCTGGTAGTGGCGGCGGGGTTGATGGTGTCGAGCCGGCGCAAGGCTCAGAGAGTAGGGGCTGCGGTGCTTAACTGA